A genomic window from Sparus aurata chromosome 14, fSpaAur1.1, whole genome shotgun sequence includes:
- the LOC115595773 gene encoding CCR4-NOT transcription complex subunit 2 isoform X3 translates to MFGANRKKFMEGGVESDYADDSSLYYTQQSMFPPHRADKDMLASSSASSTGQLSQLGASLYGPQSALGFPMRGMNSSTAPQLSRSGLNQSGNQLPSHASTANTGTMHTPPSPSRGILPMSSRSVMNHSQQVGGPTGQSAGMVGGVGVGGERGGAGGVGAGRSSSMGSPSRSSPSIIGMPKQQQARQPFTINSMSGFGVNRNPGFNMNNSLSNNIFNGTDGSENVTGLDLSDFPALADRSRRDGGSNPTPLLNPLAGRAPYVGMVTKPSSEQSQDFSIHNEDFPALPGPNYQTKDPTSTNEDSKTDFFFPPFLSNQNLNSSGKPASNSDGPKFPGDKSSAPSNNNQQKKGIQVLPDGRVTNIPVGMVTDQFGMIGLLTFIRAAETDPGMVHLALGSDLTTLGLNLNSPENLYPKFASPWASAPCRPQDIDFHVPSEYLTNIHIRDKLAAIKLSRYGEDLLFYLYYMNGGDLLQLLAAVELFNRDWRYHKEERVWITRAPGMEPTLKTNAYERGTYYFFDCLNWRKVAKEFHLEYDKLEERPHVPSTFNYNPAQQAF, encoded by the exons ATGTTTGGTGCTAACCGGAAGAAGTTTATGGAGGGAGGGGTAGAGAGCGACTACGCGGACGACTCCAGCCTCTACTACACCCAACAGTCCATGTTCCCTCCACACCGCGCTGACAAAGAC ATGCTGGCgtcttcctctgcttcctcgACGGGTCAGCTGTCACAGCTGGGAGCCAGTTTATATGGCCCGCAGA GTGCGTTGGGGTTTCCCATGCGGGGTATGAACAGCAGCACGGCACCGCAGTTAAGTCGAAGTGGGTTGAACCAGTCGGGCAACCAGCTCCCCAGTCACGCCAGTACAGCCAACACTGGCACAATGCACACGCCTCCCTCACCGAGCAg GGGTATTTTGCCGATGAGCAGCCGGAGCGTCATGAACCACAGTCAGCAGGTGGGCGGTCCGACGGGGCAGTCGGCTGGGATGGTAGGAGGAGTGGGAGtcggaggagagaggggaggtgcCGGCGGTGTCGGAGCAGGGAGGAGCAGCAGTATGGGGAGTCCCAGCCGGTCGTCACCCAGCATCATCGGCATGCCCAAACAGCAGCAAGCACGGCAGCCTTTCACCATCAACAG tatgtcagGGTTCGGGGTGAACAGGAATCCAGGCTTCAACATGAACAACTCCCTCTCCAACAACATCTTCAACGGCACAG ACGGCAGTGAGAATGTGACGGGGTTGGACCTGTCAGATTTCCCAGCGTTAGCAGACAGGAGTCGGAGGGACGGAGGCTCAAATCCCACCCCGCTGCTCAACCCGCTGGCCGGTCGGGCTCCCTACG TTGGCATGGTAACCAAGCCGTCCAGTGAACAGTCGCAGGACTTCTCCATCCATAACGAAGATTTCCCAGCTCTCCCTGGGCCAAACTACCAAACAAAAGACCCCACCAGCACCAACGAGGACAGCAAAACG GACTTCTTTTTCCCTCCGTTTCTGTCCAATCAGAATCTGAACTCATCAGGAAAGCCCGCCTCTAACTCAGATGGTCCAAAGTTCCCCGGCGACAAGAGCTCGGCACCgagcaacaacaaccagcaGAAGAAAGGGATTCAGGTGCTTCCTGACG GGCGAGTGACCAACATCCCGGTCGGCATGGTAACGGACCAGTTTGGGATGATCGGCTTGCTGACGTTCATCCGGGCGGCAGAGACGGACCCCGGCATGGTCCACCTGGCGCTGGGCTCGGACCTCACCACGCTCGGCCTCAACCTCAACTCACCCGa GAATCTCTATCCTAAGTTTGCGTCTCCGTGGGCGTCGGCTCCGTGTCGACCGCAGGACATAG ACTTCCACGTCCCCTCAGAGTATTTAACCAACATCCACATAAGGGACAAG TTAGCAGCTATCAAGTTGTCTCGGTATGGTGAAGATCTGCTGTTTTATCTCTACTATATGAACGGAGGAGACCTACTACAACTCCTGGCTGCAGTAGAACT GTTTAACAGGGACTGGAGGTACCATAAAGAGGAGCGGGTTTGGATCACCCGGGCCCCGGGGATGGAGCCCACGCTGAAGACCAACGCCTACGAGAGAGGGACCTACTACTTCTTCGACTGCCTCAACTGGAGGAAGGTGGccaag
- the LOC115595773 gene encoding CCR4-NOT transcription complex subunit 2 isoform X4, producing MFGANRKKFMEGGVESDYADDSSLYYTQQSMFPPHRADKDMLASSSASSTGQLSQLGASLYGPQSALGFPMRGMNSSTAPQLSRSGLNQSGNQLPSHASTANTGTMHTPPSPSRGILPMSSRSVMNHSQQVGGPTGQSAGMVGGVGVGGERGGAGGVGAGRSSSMGSPSRSSPSIIGMPKQQQARQPFTINSMSGFGVNRNPGFNMNNSLSNNIFNGTDGSENVTGLDLSDFPALADRSRRDGGSNPTPLLNPLAGRAPYVGMVTKPSSEQSQDFSIHNEDFPALPGPNYQTKDPTSTNEDSKTNLNSSGKPASNSDGPKFPGDKSSAPSNNNQQKKGIQVLPDGRVTNIPVGMVTDQFGMIGLLTFIRAAETDPGMVHLALGSDLTTLGLNLNSPENLYPKFASPWASAPCRPQDIDFHVPSEYLTNIHIRDKLAAIKLSRYGEDLLFYLYYMNGGDLLQLLAAVELFNRDWRYHKEERVWITRAPGMEPTLKTNAYERGTYYFFDCLNWRKVAKEFHLEYDKLEERPHVPSTFNYNPAQQAF from the exons ATGTTTGGTGCTAACCGGAAGAAGTTTATGGAGGGAGGGGTAGAGAGCGACTACGCGGACGACTCCAGCCTCTACTACACCCAACAGTCCATGTTCCCTCCACACCGCGCTGACAAAGAC ATGCTGGCgtcttcctctgcttcctcgACGGGTCAGCTGTCACAGCTGGGAGCCAGTTTATATGGCCCGCAGA GTGCGTTGGGGTTTCCCATGCGGGGTATGAACAGCAGCACGGCACCGCAGTTAAGTCGAAGTGGGTTGAACCAGTCGGGCAACCAGCTCCCCAGTCACGCCAGTACAGCCAACACTGGCACAATGCACACGCCTCCCTCACCGAGCAg GGGTATTTTGCCGATGAGCAGCCGGAGCGTCATGAACCACAGTCAGCAGGTGGGCGGTCCGACGGGGCAGTCGGCTGGGATGGTAGGAGGAGTGGGAGtcggaggagagaggggaggtgcCGGCGGTGTCGGAGCAGGGAGGAGCAGCAGTATGGGGAGTCCCAGCCGGTCGTCACCCAGCATCATCGGCATGCCCAAACAGCAGCAAGCACGGCAGCCTTTCACCATCAACAG tatgtcagGGTTCGGGGTGAACAGGAATCCAGGCTTCAACATGAACAACTCCCTCTCCAACAACATCTTCAACGGCACAG ACGGCAGTGAGAATGTGACGGGGTTGGACCTGTCAGATTTCCCAGCGTTAGCAGACAGGAGTCGGAGGGACGGAGGCTCAAATCCCACCCCGCTGCTCAACCCGCTGGCCGGTCGGGCTCCCTACG TTGGCATGGTAACCAAGCCGTCCAGTGAACAGTCGCAGGACTTCTCCATCCATAACGAAGATTTCCCAGCTCTCCCTGGGCCAAACTACCAAACAAAAGACCCCACCAGCACCAACGAGGACAGCAAAACG AATCTGAACTCATCAGGAAAGCCCGCCTCTAACTCAGATGGTCCAAAGTTCCCCGGCGACAAGAGCTCGGCACCgagcaacaacaaccagcaGAAGAAAGGGATTCAGGTGCTTCCTGACG GGCGAGTGACCAACATCCCGGTCGGCATGGTAACGGACCAGTTTGGGATGATCGGCTTGCTGACGTTCATCCGGGCGGCAGAGACGGACCCCGGCATGGTCCACCTGGCGCTGGGCTCGGACCTCACCACGCTCGGCCTCAACCTCAACTCACCCGa GAATCTCTATCCTAAGTTTGCGTCTCCGTGGGCGTCGGCTCCGTGTCGACCGCAGGACATAG ACTTCCACGTCCCCTCAGAGTATTTAACCAACATCCACATAAGGGACAAG TTAGCAGCTATCAAGTTGTCTCGGTATGGTGAAGATCTGCTGTTTTATCTCTACTATATGAACGGAGGAGACCTACTACAACTCCTGGCTGCAGTAGAACT GTTTAACAGGGACTGGAGGTACCATAAAGAGGAGCGGGTTTGGATCACCCGGGCCCCGGGGATGGAGCCCACGCTGAAGACCAACGCCTACGAGAGAGGGACCTACTACTTCTTCGACTGCCTCAACTGGAGGAAGGTGGccaag
- the LOC115595773 gene encoding CCR4-NOT transcription complex subunit 2 isoform X2: MFGANRKKFMEGGVESDYADDSSLYYTQQSMFPPHRADKDMLASSSASSTGQLSQLGASLYGPQSALGFPMRGMNSSTAPQLSRSGLNQSGNQLPSHASTANTGTMHTPPSPSRGILPMSSRSVMNHSQQVGGPTGQSAGMVGGVGVGGERGGAGGVGAGRSSSMGSPSRSSPSIIGMPKQQQARQPFTINSMSGFGVNRNPGFNMNNSLSNNIFNGTDGSENVTGLDLSDFPALADRSRRDGGSNPTPLLNPLAGRAPYGLGLAVEQNKKFELLIGMVTKPSSEQSQDFSIHNEDFPALPGPNYQTKDPTSTNEDSKTNLNSSGKPASNSDGPKFPGDKSSAPSNNNQQKKGIQVLPDGRVTNIPVGMVTDQFGMIGLLTFIRAAETDPGMVHLALGSDLTTLGLNLNSPENLYPKFASPWASAPCRPQDIDFHVPSEYLTNIHIRDKLAAIKLSRYGEDLLFYLYYMNGGDLLQLLAAVELFNRDWRYHKEERVWITRAPGMEPTLKTNAYERGTYYFFDCLNWRKVAKEFHLEYDKLEERPHVPSTFNYNPAQQAF; this comes from the exons ATGTTTGGTGCTAACCGGAAGAAGTTTATGGAGGGAGGGGTAGAGAGCGACTACGCGGACGACTCCAGCCTCTACTACACCCAACAGTCCATGTTCCCTCCACACCGCGCTGACAAAGAC ATGCTGGCgtcttcctctgcttcctcgACGGGTCAGCTGTCACAGCTGGGAGCCAGTTTATATGGCCCGCAGA GTGCGTTGGGGTTTCCCATGCGGGGTATGAACAGCAGCACGGCACCGCAGTTAAGTCGAAGTGGGTTGAACCAGTCGGGCAACCAGCTCCCCAGTCACGCCAGTACAGCCAACACTGGCACAATGCACACGCCTCCCTCACCGAGCAg GGGTATTTTGCCGATGAGCAGCCGGAGCGTCATGAACCACAGTCAGCAGGTGGGCGGTCCGACGGGGCAGTCGGCTGGGATGGTAGGAGGAGTGGGAGtcggaggagagaggggaggtgcCGGCGGTGTCGGAGCAGGGAGGAGCAGCAGTATGGGGAGTCCCAGCCGGTCGTCACCCAGCATCATCGGCATGCCCAAACAGCAGCAAGCACGGCAGCCTTTCACCATCAACAG tatgtcagGGTTCGGGGTGAACAGGAATCCAGGCTTCAACATGAACAACTCCCTCTCCAACAACATCTTCAACGGCACAG ACGGCAGTGAGAATGTGACGGGGTTGGACCTGTCAGATTTCCCAGCGTTAGCAGACAGGAGTCGGAGGGACGGAGGCTCAAATCCCACCCCGCTGCTCAACCCGCTGGCCGGTCGGGCTCCCTACG GTCTTGGACTGGCGGTCgaacaaaacaagaagtttGAACTTCTCa TTGGCATGGTAACCAAGCCGTCCAGTGAACAGTCGCAGGACTTCTCCATCCATAACGAAGATTTCCCAGCTCTCCCTGGGCCAAACTACCAAACAAAAGACCCCACCAGCACCAACGAGGACAGCAAAACG AATCTGAACTCATCAGGAAAGCCCGCCTCTAACTCAGATGGTCCAAAGTTCCCCGGCGACAAGAGCTCGGCACCgagcaacaacaaccagcaGAAGAAAGGGATTCAGGTGCTTCCTGACG GGCGAGTGACCAACATCCCGGTCGGCATGGTAACGGACCAGTTTGGGATGATCGGCTTGCTGACGTTCATCCGGGCGGCAGAGACGGACCCCGGCATGGTCCACCTGGCGCTGGGCTCGGACCTCACCACGCTCGGCCTCAACCTCAACTCACCCGa GAATCTCTATCCTAAGTTTGCGTCTCCGTGGGCGTCGGCTCCGTGTCGACCGCAGGACATAG ACTTCCACGTCCCCTCAGAGTATTTAACCAACATCCACATAAGGGACAAG TTAGCAGCTATCAAGTTGTCTCGGTATGGTGAAGATCTGCTGTTTTATCTCTACTATATGAACGGAGGAGACCTACTACAACTCCTGGCTGCAGTAGAACT GTTTAACAGGGACTGGAGGTACCATAAAGAGGAGCGGGTTTGGATCACCCGGGCCCCGGGGATGGAGCCCACGCTGAAGACCAACGCCTACGAGAGAGGGACCTACTACTTCTTCGACTGCCTCAACTGGAGGAAGGTGGccaag
- the LOC115595773 gene encoding CCR4-NOT transcription complex subunit 2 isoform X1, producing the protein MFGANRKKFMEGGVESDYADDSSLYYTQQSMFPPHRADKDMLASSSASSTGQLSQLGASLYGPQSALGFPMRGMNSSTAPQLSRSGLNQSGNQLPSHASTANTGTMHTPPSPSRGILPMSSRSVMNHSQQVGGPTGQSAGMVGGVGVGGERGGAGGVGAGRSSSMGSPSRSSPSIIGMPKQQQARQPFTINSMSGFGVNRNPGFNMNNSLSNNIFNGTDGSENVTGLDLSDFPALADRSRRDGGSNPTPLLNPLAGRAPYGLGLAVEQNKKFELLIGMVTKPSSEQSQDFSIHNEDFPALPGPNYQTKDPTSTNEDSKTDFFFPPFLSNQNLNSSGKPASNSDGPKFPGDKSSAPSNNNQQKKGIQVLPDGRVTNIPVGMVTDQFGMIGLLTFIRAAETDPGMVHLALGSDLTTLGLNLNSPENLYPKFASPWASAPCRPQDIDFHVPSEYLTNIHIRDKLAAIKLSRYGEDLLFYLYYMNGGDLLQLLAAVELFNRDWRYHKEERVWITRAPGMEPTLKTNAYERGTYYFFDCLNWRKVAKEFHLEYDKLEERPHVPSTFNYNPAQQAF; encoded by the exons ATGTTTGGTGCTAACCGGAAGAAGTTTATGGAGGGAGGGGTAGAGAGCGACTACGCGGACGACTCCAGCCTCTACTACACCCAACAGTCCATGTTCCCTCCACACCGCGCTGACAAAGAC ATGCTGGCgtcttcctctgcttcctcgACGGGTCAGCTGTCACAGCTGGGAGCCAGTTTATATGGCCCGCAGA GTGCGTTGGGGTTTCCCATGCGGGGTATGAACAGCAGCACGGCACCGCAGTTAAGTCGAAGTGGGTTGAACCAGTCGGGCAACCAGCTCCCCAGTCACGCCAGTACAGCCAACACTGGCACAATGCACACGCCTCCCTCACCGAGCAg GGGTATTTTGCCGATGAGCAGCCGGAGCGTCATGAACCACAGTCAGCAGGTGGGCGGTCCGACGGGGCAGTCGGCTGGGATGGTAGGAGGAGTGGGAGtcggaggagagaggggaggtgcCGGCGGTGTCGGAGCAGGGAGGAGCAGCAGTATGGGGAGTCCCAGCCGGTCGTCACCCAGCATCATCGGCATGCCCAAACAGCAGCAAGCACGGCAGCCTTTCACCATCAACAG tatgtcagGGTTCGGGGTGAACAGGAATCCAGGCTTCAACATGAACAACTCCCTCTCCAACAACATCTTCAACGGCACAG ACGGCAGTGAGAATGTGACGGGGTTGGACCTGTCAGATTTCCCAGCGTTAGCAGACAGGAGTCGGAGGGACGGAGGCTCAAATCCCACCCCGCTGCTCAACCCGCTGGCCGGTCGGGCTCCCTACG GTCTTGGACTGGCGGTCgaacaaaacaagaagtttGAACTTCTCa TTGGCATGGTAACCAAGCCGTCCAGTGAACAGTCGCAGGACTTCTCCATCCATAACGAAGATTTCCCAGCTCTCCCTGGGCCAAACTACCAAACAAAAGACCCCACCAGCACCAACGAGGACAGCAAAACG GACTTCTTTTTCCCTCCGTTTCTGTCCAATCAGAATCTGAACTCATCAGGAAAGCCCGCCTCTAACTCAGATGGTCCAAAGTTCCCCGGCGACAAGAGCTCGGCACCgagcaacaacaaccagcaGAAGAAAGGGATTCAGGTGCTTCCTGACG GGCGAGTGACCAACATCCCGGTCGGCATGGTAACGGACCAGTTTGGGATGATCGGCTTGCTGACGTTCATCCGGGCGGCAGAGACGGACCCCGGCATGGTCCACCTGGCGCTGGGCTCGGACCTCACCACGCTCGGCCTCAACCTCAACTCACCCGa GAATCTCTATCCTAAGTTTGCGTCTCCGTGGGCGTCGGCTCCGTGTCGACCGCAGGACATAG ACTTCCACGTCCCCTCAGAGTATTTAACCAACATCCACATAAGGGACAAG TTAGCAGCTATCAAGTTGTCTCGGTATGGTGAAGATCTGCTGTTTTATCTCTACTATATGAACGGAGGAGACCTACTACAACTCCTGGCTGCAGTAGAACT GTTTAACAGGGACTGGAGGTACCATAAAGAGGAGCGGGTTTGGATCACCCGGGCCCCGGGGATGGAGCCCACGCTGAAGACCAACGCCTACGAGAGAGGGACCTACTACTTCTTCGACTGCCTCAACTGGAGGAAGGTGGccaag